A genomic window from Gemmatimonadaceae bacterium includes:
- a CDS encoding magnesium transporter CorA family protein: MTDTPAAPRIVFFEPNSKDARRDLTLDEVNRIIAERRGHLWVDVDLSVPAQADFLAKIQNLHPLAIEDATARNSRPKLEEYPEFLFMIVVGVRFHEGTPDPYDLETYDLSFFLGANWAVTVHDGPSQPVDDVASRVEKKPELLERGSDRLVHAIMDASVDAYFPLLDKLDEFVDNLEQRVIVDFDRSALKEIFAVKRLVLALRRHVAPEREVFSILTNRPSALLSPESQTYFRDVYDHVLRINDSLDSYRDLLSSVLDSYLTQVSNRLGTITKGLSVIATMSIPFVVISGMWGMNVEYIPLQHHAHAFWWMFAIQFGLGLLLLLILRFWKLL, encoded by the coding sequence ATGACCGATACGCCCGCCGCACCTCGCATCGTTTTTTTCGAGCCGAACTCGAAGGATGCCCGCCGCGACCTCACGTTGGACGAGGTCAATCGCATCATCGCCGAGCGCCGCGGCCATTTGTGGGTGGACGTCGATCTGTCGGTGCCGGCGCAGGCGGACTTCCTTGCCAAGATTCAGAATCTGCATCCGCTGGCGATCGAAGACGCGACCGCGCGCAACAGCCGGCCCAAGCTCGAGGAATATCCGGAGTTCCTGTTCATGATCGTCGTCGGCGTGCGCTTTCATGAAGGCACGCCGGATCCGTACGATCTCGAGACGTACGACCTGTCGTTCTTTCTCGGCGCCAACTGGGCCGTGACGGTGCACGATGGTCCGTCGCAGCCGGTGGACGACGTGGCGAGCCGGGTCGAGAAGAAACCGGAGCTGCTGGAGCGCGGCAGCGACCGCCTGGTCCACGCGATCATGGATGCGTCGGTCGACGCCTACTTTCCGTTGCTCGACAAGCTGGACGAATTCGTGGATAACCTGGAGCAGCGGGTAATCGTCGACTTCGACCGCTCGGCGCTCAAGGAGATCTTCGCGGTCAAGAGGCTCGTGCTGGCGCTGCGCCGGCATGTGGCGCCCGAGCGCGAGGTGTTCAGCATTCTCACCAACCGGCCGAGCGCGCTGTTGTCGCCTGAATCACAGACATACTTTCGCGACGTGTACGATCATGTGCTCCGAATCAACGACTCACTGGATTCGTATCGCGATCTGCTGAGCAGTGTGCTCGACAGCTATCTTACGCAGGTCTCGAACCGGCTGGGCACCATCACGAAGGGCCTGTCGGTGATTGCGACGATGAGCATTCCGTTCGTCGTGATCAGCGGGATGTGGGGCATGAACGTGGAGTACATCCCGTTGCAGCATCATGCGCACGCGTTCTGGTGGATGTTCGCAATTCAGTTTGGCCTGGGACTCCTGCTCCTTCTCATCCTTCGCTTCTGGAAGCTGCTCTGA
- a CDS encoding GvpL/GvpF family gas vesicle protein, with amino-acid sequence MALRLHAITLADAPHNAVTAPATDGTGSHSETMIVPFRDLSAVVTEQRVFALDDAGDAEVERHRAIVDAAFHRSAVLPAPVGAVFRSADVLKRWMELHYVSLNDALQFVEDREVARVHVVRADGKGGELEAGSDLAAAAAESFRALRRRAVAAVPLRLEEVTGLVLSAAFLVERDLWKDFGKAVEEQQDAHHLLHFDVTGPWAPYDFVRMQFGG; translated from the coding sequence ATGGCACTTCGCCTGCACGCGATCACGCTGGCTGACGCGCCGCACAACGCCGTAACGGCGCCGGCGACCGACGGCACTGGATCGCACAGTGAGACGATGATCGTGCCCTTCCGCGATCTGAGCGCGGTGGTGACCGAGCAGCGCGTGTTCGCGCTCGACGACGCCGGCGACGCCGAGGTCGAGCGGCATCGCGCCATCGTCGATGCCGCCTTTCATCGCTCGGCGGTACTGCCGGCGCCCGTCGGTGCGGTCTTTCGTTCGGCGGACGTGCTCAAGCGCTGGATGGAGCTGCACTACGTGTCGCTCAACGATGCGCTGCAATTCGTCGAGGATCGCGAGGTCGCGCGCGTGCACGTGGTTCGCGCCGACGGAAAGGGCGGCGAGCTGGAGGCGGGGTCCGACCTCGCCGCCGCCGCGGCCGAATCATTTCGCGCGCTGCGGCGAAGAGCCGTCGCCGCGGTGCCGCTGCGCCTCGAGGAAGTGACCGGCCTGGTGCTGAGCGCCGCGTTTCTCGTCGAGCGCGACTTGTGGAAGGATTTCGGGAAGGCGGTGGAAGAGCAGCAGGACGCGCATCATCTCCTGCACTTCGACGTCACCGGGCCGTGGGCGCCGTACGACTTCGTGCGAATGCAGTTCGGCGGTTGA
- a CDS encoding serine/threonine-protein kinase: MFCPQCGTWNRASSAACTRCGDALPDLDRTPFERPDEELTRLRRAAGNRYRVVKRLGGGGMADVYVAEQVQLSRRVVIKVLHPHLARDEEVAERFRREAEAAAKLVHPHICGILDYGATEDVVFIVMPYLEGGSLADAIQKTRFVDPARAASVAAQVACALDYAHRRGVVHRDVKPDNVLFDEDGNACITDFGIATARFHGRLTASGRAMGTPHYMSPEQAMGKLVDGRSDIYAIGIVLYEALLGFPPFDGADAFSVSYKQVHEAAPAPVDVNARIPAALSEIVVRCLAKQPTARYARGYDLADALIAFLRTAADGQGAYRNATLARRAGTQ; encoded by the coding sequence ATGTTCTGCCCTCAATGTGGGACATGGAATCGCGCGTCGTCGGCCGCCTGCACGCGGTGCGGCGACGCGCTGCCCGATCTCGATCGCACGCCGTTCGAGCGGCCCGATGAAGAGCTGACGCGGTTGCGCCGCGCGGCGGGAAATCGCTATCGCGTCGTCAAGCGGTTGGGCGGCGGGGGCATGGCCGACGTGTACGTCGCCGAACAGGTGCAGCTCTCGCGGCGCGTCGTGATCAAGGTGTTGCACCCGCACCTGGCGCGCGACGAAGAAGTGGCGGAGCGTTTTCGGAGAGAAGCCGAGGCCGCGGCGAAGCTGGTGCATCCGCACATCTGCGGAATTCTCGATTACGGCGCGACGGAAGATGTGGTGTTCATCGTCATGCCGTATCTCGAGGGCGGCTCGCTGGCCGACGCGATTCAGAAGACTCGCTTCGTCGATCCGGCGCGCGCGGCGTCGGTGGCCGCGCAGGTCGCCTGCGCCCTCGACTACGCGCATCGCCGCGGCGTCGTCCATCGCGACGTGAAACCGGACAACGTGTTGTTCGACGAGGACGGCAACGCGTGCATCACGGATTTTGGCATCGCGACGGCGCGGTTTCACGGCCGGCTCACGGCGAGCGGCCGAGCGATGGGCACGCCGCATTACATGTCGCCGGAGCAGGCCATGGGCAAGCTCGTGGACGGGCGCAGCGACATCTACGCGATCGGCATCGTGCTCTACGAAGCGCTGCTCGGGTTCCCGCCGTTCGACGGCGCCGACGCGTTTTCAGTGAGTTATAAGCAGGTCCATGAGGCCGCGCCGGCGCCTGTCGACGTCAACGCTCGCATTCCGGCGGCGCTTTCCGAGATCGTGGTGCGTTGTCTCGCCAAGCAGCCAACGGCTCGTTACGCGCGAGGATACGATCTTGCCGATGCCCTGATCGCGTTTCTGCGCACGGCGGCGGACGGGCAGGGCGCCTATCGCAACGCGACGCTGGCGAGACGCGCGGGCACCCAGTGA
- a CDS encoding dipeptide epimerase, with product MKLLHDVSIVHTKHPFTIARGSASEHRLMRVRVIDDDGMEGWGEAAPNRFYGETADTALAALDRLKPIVEAANPWMLEDVEAEMNRALRFNGSVKSAISAALHDLAGKRLGVPVYRLWGLDPAKAPLSSFTIAIAANDDELRQRVHEASAYPVLKVKLGTDHDERIIRQVRDAAPDKILRVDANAAWTAKQALRMVDVLVECGVEYLEQPLPPHDLDGIRFVRERSKLPVIADESCVVAADIPKLAGVADGINIKLSKCGGLREALKMIATARAHGMLVMAGCMIETSLGITAAAHFAPLLDYADFDGAALLSDDPYDGAKIAGGRIVIPDRPGLGVEPVRGA from the coding sequence ATGAAGCTTCTGCACGACGTCTCCATCGTTCACACGAAGCATCCGTTCACGATCGCCCGCGGCAGCGCGAGCGAGCACCGGCTCATGCGCGTGCGCGTGATCGACGACGACGGCATGGAAGGATGGGGCGAAGCGGCGCCGAATCGGTTCTACGGCGAGACGGCCGACACGGCGCTTGCCGCGCTCGACCGCCTCAAGCCGATCGTCGAAGCGGCGAATCCGTGGATGCTCGAGGACGTTGAAGCGGAGATGAATCGCGCGCTGCGGTTCAACGGATCGGTGAAGTCGGCGATCAGCGCGGCGTTACACGATCTGGCGGGGAAGCGCCTCGGCGTTCCGGTGTACCGGCTCTGGGGTCTCGATCCCGCGAAAGCGCCGCTCTCGAGCTTCACGATCGCGATCGCCGCGAATGACGACGAGCTGCGGCAGCGCGTGCATGAGGCGAGCGCCTATCCCGTGCTCAAGGTAAAGCTCGGTACCGACCACGACGAACGAATCATTCGCCAGGTTCGTGACGCGGCGCCGGACAAGATCCTGCGCGTCGATGCGAACGCGGCGTGGACCGCGAAGCAGGCGCTGCGCATGGTCGACGTGCTGGTCGAGTGCGGCGTGGAGTACCTCGAGCAGCCGTTGCCGCCGCACGATCTCGACGGAATTCGCTTCGTGCGCGAGCGGTCGAAGTTGCCGGTGATCGCCGATGAATCGTGCGTCGTCGCGGCGGACATTCCGAAGCTCGCCGGCGTGGCGGACGGCATCAACATCAAGCTGTCGAAATGCGGCGGGTTGCGCGAGGCGCTCAAGATGATCGCGACCGCGCGCGCGCACGGCATGCTGGTGATGGCGGGCTGCATGATCGAGACGAGCCTTGGCATCACGGCCGCGGCGCACTTCGCGCCGCTGCTCGACTACGCGGATTTTGACGGGGCGGCGTTGTTGTCGGATGATCCGTATGATGGCGCAAAGATCGCGGGCGGGCGGATTGTGATTCCGGATCGGCCGGGGCTTGGGGTCGAACCCGTTCGAGGAGCGTAA
- a CDS encoding response regulator transcription factor — protein sequence MRALVVDDDPTMADIVSTLLKEEGFVVDVMDTAEAGRVQALVTDYDLIILDFNLPDGNGISVIQSLRREQRDTPILMLTGSASPGTTVLALDAGADDYLTKPIKFDEFSARVRALVRRGGAKRTEHLSVGNVVLNRLSRAALVAGKPLHLTPRELSLLEHFMMHAGEVVSRTELLDKVLERSFDPGTNVVDVNVTRLRGKLRDASATVSIDARRGVGFVFGAKSL from the coding sequence ATGCGTGCCCTGGTCGTCGACGACGACCCGACGATGGCCGACATCGTCTCCACGCTTTTAAAGGAAGAGGGGTTCGTCGTGGACGTGATGGACACGGCCGAGGCGGGGCGCGTGCAGGCGCTCGTCACCGACTACGACCTCATCATCCTCGATTTCAATCTTCCCGACGGCAACGGCATCTCGGTGATCCAATCGCTGCGACGCGAGCAGCGCGACACGCCGATCCTCATGCTCACGGGGTCGGCAAGCCCGGGGACAACGGTGCTCGCGCTCGACGCCGGAGCCGACGACTATCTCACGAAGCCCATCAAGTTCGACGAATTCTCGGCACGCGTGCGCGCGCTCGTTCGCCGCGGCGGCGCCAAGCGCACCGAGCACCTGTCCGTCGGCAACGTCGTGCTCAACCGACTGAGCCGAGCCGCGCTCGTTGCGGGGAAGCCGTTGCATCTCACGCCGCGCGAGCTCTCGCTCCTCGAGCATTTCATGATGCACGCGGGCGAAGTCGTGTCGCGCACGGAACTGCTCGACAAGGTGTTGGAGCGGAGCTTCGACCCGGGCACGAACGTGGTGGACGTGAACGTCACGCGCCTGCGCGGAAAGCTTCGGGACGCGTCGGCGACGGTGTCGATCGATGCGCGGCGGGGGGTGGGGTTCGTGTTTGGGGCGAAGTCTTTGTGA